One region of Cucurbita pepo subsp. pepo cultivar mu-cu-16 chromosome LG03, ASM280686v2, whole genome shotgun sequence genomic DNA includes:
- the LOC111791769 gene encoding protein WVD2-like 4 — protein sequence MESENGVNMEDESHAVESPHVDNSAVDLTKESENVDCGQKARTPNEISEPVAETDNLNSSKTKIQVSMTVPKSKNVKTSKELGTAVGSSKNNKLSKEKPTLTSFSQSPRPSRRVLSQSLSFPTRRASTDVMDKSIDKYPVKTVTKRIGEKVINSRTQISEDALMKNSSKNALNRVMTKGVNKNTGEQNPKPEKTTFLPKEDDDVHSTSSGATPRGSRNSCPGFAFRLDERAEKRKKFFLKLEEKIQAKEVEKTNLQAKSKESQQAEIKQLRKSMTFKATPMPSFYKEPLPKAELKKIPITRPVSPKLGRHKSSTAEAGTSVHSPRQNGEPTNSPKAFQTNSEKVTISLKKAAKKPQTKLHPNESKTGGAAIKPKSKINKTERQHPKPDIAETTKQQENQPVDHPESNDGGELNSGLDPPNNEGTTATASTEIMAAEIAVGG from the exons ATGGAATCTGAAAATGGAGTTAATATGGAGGACGAGAGTCATGCAGTTGAGTCGCCACACGTGGATAATTCAGCTGTGGATTTGACTAAGGAGAGTGAGAATGTTGACTGTGGCCAAAAAGCTCGAACTCCGAACGAGATTTCTGAACCAGTGGCAGAAACTGACAACCTTAATTCTTCCAAAACTAAGATACAAGTCTCTATGACCGTTCCCAAGAGTAAAAATGTAAAGACTTCAAAG GAACTTGGAACAGCAGTAGGTTCTTCAAAGAACAACAAACTGTCCAAGGAGAAACCAACCTTAACAAGCTTTTCTCAGTCTCCTCGACCGAGCAGGCGAGTCCTTTCTCAGAGCCTTTCGTTTCCGACGAGAAGGGCTAGTACTGATGTCATGGACAAGAGCATTGACAAATATCCAGTTAAAACTGTCACCAAACGCATAGGGGAGAAAGTAATTAACTCAAGGACCCAAATTTCTGAGGATGCTCTGATGAAGAATTCAAGCAAGAATGCATTAAACAGAGTGATGACTAAGGGAGTGAACAAAAACACCGGAGAACAGAATCCAAAACcagaaaaaacaacattcCTCCCTAAAGAGGACGACGATGTTCACTCCACTTCCTC AGGTGCCACTCCACGGGGAAGTAGAAACAGTTGTCCTGGTTTTGCTTTCCGGTTGGATGAACGTGCcgaaaagaggaagaag TTCTTTTTGAAGCTAGAAGAGAAAATTCAGGCAAAGGAAGTTGAGAAAACTAATCTGCAGGCCAAATCTAAG GAAAGTCAGCAAGCAGAGATTAAGCAGCTGAGAAAGAGTATGACATTTAAAGCAACACCAATGCCAAGTTTCTACAAGGAACCTCTTCCAAAGGCTGAACTAAAGAAG ATACCGATCACCCGCCCGGTATCACCGAAGCTTGGCAGACATAAGAGCTCAACTGCTGAAGCGGGCACCTCAGTTCACAGTCCACGTCAGAACGGCGAACCGACCAATTCACCAAAGGCATTCCAAACTAACTCTGAAAAAGTGACCATTAGTTTGAAGAAGGCAGCTAAAAAGCCTCAAACGAAACTCCATCCGAACGAGTCTAAAACTGGAGGAGCTGCCATCAAGCCAAAGTCAAAGATCAACAAAACCGAAAGACAGCACCCGAAACCCGACATTGCAGAGACTACGAAACAGCAGGAGAACCAGCCAGTTGATCATCCTGAATCAAACGACGGCGGAGAGCTGAACTCTGGGTTGGATCCTCCCAACAATGAGGGAACGACAGCCACAGCCTCTACAGAGATCATGGCAGCTGAAATCGCAGTTGGAGGCTAA
- the LOC111790840 gene encoding fasciclin-like arabinogalactan protein 17: MDSPSNGVSLIFLFLSLLSLSPFSSAALRRDPLPKSPSSTATPINSNSILVALLDSHYTELAELVEKALLLQTLEDAVGNHNLTIFAPRNEALERELDPEFKRFLLEPRNLKSLQTLLMSHIVPKRVGFNQWPQHSSSPIRHRTLGDSHLDLKNSDSGKRIVDSAEVVRPDDVVRPDGVIHGIERLLIPRSVQEDFNRRRNLQSISAVLPEGAPEVDPRTHRLKKPAPSVPAGAPPVLPIYDALAPGPSLAPAPAPGPGGPHHHFDGERQVKDFIQTLLHYGGYNEMADILVNLTSLATEMGRLVSEGYVLTVLAPNDEAMAKLTTDQLSEPGAPEQIIYYHVIPEYQTEESMYNAVRRFGKVRYQTLRLPHAVMAQEADGSVKFGQGEGSAYLFDPDIYTDGRISVQGIDGVLFPLEEDKPAEKKSNSALKVATKPRRGKLMELTCSMLGAFGQDSHFSSCQ, encoded by the exons ATGGATTCTCCCTCCAATGGCgtctctctcattttcctctttctctcccttctttccctttccccATTCTCCTCCGCCGCCCTCCGCCGTGACCCACTTCCCAAATCCCCTTCCTCTACCGCCACTCCGATCAATTCCAACTCCATCCTCGTCGCCCTTCTTGATTCCCACTACACTGAACTTGCAGAGCTCGTTGAGAAAGCCCTGTTGCTCCAAACCCTAGAGGACGCCGTTGGGAACCACAATCTCACCATTTTTGCGCCCAGAAATGAAGCCTTAGAACGCGAATTGGACCCTGAGTTTAAGCGATTCCTTCTCGAGCCACGGAATTTGAAATCCCTTCAAACCCTtttgatgtctcacattgttCCTAAAAGGGTTGGGTTCAATCAATGGCCTCAACACAGTTCTTCGCCGATTCGACATCGGACATTAGGGGATTCCCATTTGGATTTGAAGAACTCCGATTCCGGTAAGAGAATCGTTGATTCTGCCGAGGTTGTTCGTCCTGATGATGTTGTTCGTCCCGATGGTGTGATCCACGGAATCGAACGGCTACTGATTCCCCGTTCTGTGCAAGAGGATTTCAACCGACGGAGAAATTTGCAGTCGATTTCCGCCGTTTTGCCGGAAGGTGCACCGGAAGTCGACCCACGTACCCACCGGTTGAAGAAACCGGCTCCATCAGTCCCCGCCGGAGCGCCACCCGTTTTGCCAATCTACGACGCTTTAGCTCCAGGCCCTTCTCTCGCTCCTGCACCAGCTCCCGGCCCCGGAGGACCCCACCACCACTTCGACGGTGAGCGGCAGGTGAAGGATTTCATCCAAACGCTGCTACATTACGGCGGCTACAACGAGATGGCTGACATTTTAGTGAATTTAACATCTCTGGCTACAGAGATGGGGAGATTAGTCTCAGAAGGCTATGTTCTTACAGTCCTCGCTCCAAACGACGAAGCCATGGCGAAGCTGACAACAGATCAGCTGAGCGAACCAGGGGCACCGGAGCAGATCATATACTACCATGTAATCCCGGAGTACCAAACAGAGGAAAGTATGTACAATGCCGTACGGCGATTCGGGAAAGTCCGGTACCAAACGCTCCGGCTCCCACACGCCGTCATGGCACAGGAGGCCGATGGGTCAGTGAAATTCGGACAAGGTGAAGGCTCTGCATATCTGTTCGACCCCGACATATACACAGATGGTCGGATTTCAGTGCAGGGCATTGATGGTGTTCTGTTTCCATTGGAGGAGGACAAACCTGCagagaagaaatcaaattcaGCTCTTAAAGTTGCAACTAAACCAAGAAGAG GGAAGCTGATGGAACTTACATGTAGTATGCTTGGAGCCTTTGGACAGGACTCTCATTTCTCTTCATGccaatga